Part of the Deltaproteobacteria bacterium genome is shown below.
GTGTGTTGGAGGAAGGGACCAATTTTCTCCAAAAACCGTTCACCCCGGAGGCATTGGCCCGGAAGGTAAGGGAGGTGCTGGAAACAACCTCACACCAGTTCCTTGAGGAATGACGCCGCATCCAGGACGCGAACGCGCACGCCGTCCTTGTCATAAAAGCGCGCGTCGCACCCCTCTTGGGAGATCTGAATGACGTCCTTTACTCCCAAGAGGCCGGCGAAATGAAAAAGGGCCTTCGATGCCTCGGCGCGGGCGACCTTGCATTCGATCAACAGCCGCGGCTTGCGTCCGTCACAAAGAAGGAAGTCGACCTCCTGTTTTTCCTTGTCCCGCACATAGTACAGCGAGAGGGCGCCCCGCCCAAGCTGATTGAGATAATTCACGTATTTCTGAAGGTGCATCGCAACCAGATTTTCGAAACGGCTCCCCGGATTTTCGATCTCCGTCCAATCCCAGAGATACCACTTCGGCTCCTTCTTGAGCAGACGGCCCGTTTTTTTGGAATAGGGGCGAATGAAGAACCCGTAGAAAACCCTTTCCAGCAGTTCCATCCAATGTTTGACGGTGGCAAAGTGAACCTCCAGATCCTCGCGCAAACCGTTGAGGGACAGCGGACTTCCCACACGTTCGGGCAACAGGAACATGAGGTTTTCGACCAACGGCAGATTTTTCAGGGATTCCGTCGCGGCGAGATCCTGATTGATCAGCCGATCCAGGCGCGTCGACCGCCATCGCAACAAGAAGGATTCTTCCCCCTTGAAAAGGGGCTCCGGAAAGCCGCCAAATTTCAAAAGGCTTTCAAAGGCCTTGTAGTTTTCCCGACCGGCCCGGGAAAACTCGATGTTCAGAAGGGCGTCGAGGGTCGGAACATTGGTCCCGGCGACACCTGCCAGTTCCGCAACGGAAAACGGCGCCAAATGATAGGTAAAATGCCTCCCCAAAAGCGAATCCTGTCCGCGACGATAGACGTTGAGAAGGGCGCTCCCGGTGACGATCCAATGCGCGTCCTCCGGTTCGTATTGATCGAAGAGTCCCTTGAGGGCGTTCTTCCATCTCGGATACTTGTGGATTTCGTCGAAGACGACAATCTTTCGATTCCCTTCGCGCAGGTTTTCCTTGCCCGAAAAAATCCGGGTCAGGAGTGTCTTGCGATGTTCCGCAACATCCCAATTAAAATAGTTGACGCCGGGAAGGGTCTTCGGGAGCAGGGATTTGGCAAGCGTCGTCTTTCCCACCTGACGCGGCCCCGTCAGAAAGACCATCTGCCGGAGTTTCTTCAGATGGTCTGCAAC
Proteins encoded:
- a CDS encoding ATP-binding protein translates to MGERYLHAPVADHLKKLRQMVFLTGPRQVGKTTLAKSLLPKTLPGVNYFNWDVAEHRKTLLTRIFSGKENLREGNRKIVVFDEIHKYPRWKNALKGLFDQYEPEDAHWIVTGSALLNVYRRGQDSLLGRHFTYHLAPFSVAELAGVAGTNVPTLDALLNIEFSRAGRENYKAFESLLKFGGFPEPLFKGEESFLLRWRSTRLDRLINQDLAATESLKNLPLVENLMFLLPERVGSPLSLNGLREDLEVHFATVKHWMELLERVFYGFFIRPYSKKTGRLLKKEPKWYLWDWTEIENPGSRFENLVAMHLQKYVNYLNQLGRGALSLYYVRDKEKQEVDFLLCDGRKPRLLIECKVARAEASKALFHFAGLLGVKDVIQISQEGCDARFYDKDGVRVRVLDAASFLKELV